A window of the Flavobacterium sangjuense genome harbors these coding sequences:
- a CDS encoding thioredoxin domain-containing protein: MNELHLETSPYLLQHANNPVHWKAWNANSLALAKKENKLIIISIGYSACHWCHVMEHESFEDDEVASTMNANFISIKIDREERPDIDAVYMKAVQIMTGHGGWPMNVVTLPDGRPIWGGTYFRKNDWINSLERLQEIYIEKPEVILDYAKKLNDGLQSLSIISKNDSETNFNFEILESLVSKWQKSFDWDFGGMARAPKFMMPTNYEFLLRFGYQTKNQTILDFVNLTLTKMAHGGLFDTVDGGFSRYSVDMKWHVPHFEKMLYDNGQLISLYANAYKLTGNKLYKEVIEKTLQFVEKEWLTKDGSFYSALDADSLNAKNHLEEGAFYVWTKSELQELLQDDFELFSVVFNINEFGFWEHENYVLIQNQSLEEIAFRQNIDLESLVQKKKDWEQILYIEREKRSKPRLDDKCLTSWNAIMLKGFVEAYKALGNQNYLNIALQNADFIIKNIWSSEGNLKHSYKDGKATINGFLEDYAHVIQALISLYEVTFDEKWLQNAKQLTDYVFDNFYDEKAQFFSFTSHQDEALITNHFEVEDNVIPASNSVMADALFKLSIYFENNYYEKICRQMVQNIIPTVTYPSAFSNWLNVLLHFSEQNKELAICGNNALEHLQKINQAYLPNIIIAGSSTVSKLPFLENRFSDNETLFYLCQNKTCQQPTNDSKEIHDTIRI; this comes from the coding sequence ATGAACGAACTACATCTCGAAACGAGTCCATATTTATTGCAACACGCCAATAATCCTGTTCATTGGAAAGCATGGAATGCCAATTCTTTGGCTTTAGCCAAAAAAGAAAACAAACTGATAATCATCAGCATCGGTTACTCAGCTTGCCATTGGTGCCACGTAATGGAACACGAAAGTTTCGAAGATGACGAAGTGGCTTCTACAATGAATGCAAATTTTATCAGCATCAAAATTGACCGCGAAGAACGCCCTGATATTGATGCCGTGTATATGAAAGCGGTTCAAATTATGACCGGACATGGAGGCTGGCCAATGAATGTCGTGACTTTGCCCGACGGAAGACCCATTTGGGGCGGAACCTATTTCAGAAAAAACGACTGGATAAATTCGTTAGAAAGACTTCAGGAAATTTATATCGAAAAACCGGAAGTCATTTTGGATTATGCCAAAAAACTAAATGACGGCTTACAATCGTTGAGTATCATTTCAAAAAACGATTCGGAAACGAATTTTAATTTTGAAATTCTTGAATCTTTGGTTTCCAAATGGCAAAAAAGTTTCGATTGGGATTTTGGCGGAATGGCTCGTGCACCAAAATTTATGATGCCAACCAATTATGAATTTCTATTGCGATTTGGTTATCAAACCAAAAACCAAACGATACTGGATTTTGTAAATCTAACGTTGACAAAAATGGCTCATGGCGGATTGTTCGACACTGTTGACGGCGGATTTTCGCGCTATTCTGTCGATATGAAATGGCATGTGCCACACTTTGAAAAAATGCTTTATGACAACGGGCAATTAATTTCGCTTTATGCCAATGCTTATAAATTGACCGGAAATAAACTCTATAAGGAAGTCATTGAAAAAACATTACAATTTGTCGAAAAAGAATGGCTCACAAAAGACGGAAGTTTTTATTCCGCGCTTGACGCCGATAGTTTAAACGCAAAAAATCATCTTGAAGAAGGCGCTTTTTATGTTTGGACAAAGTCAGAATTACAAGAGTTACTTCAAGACGATTTCGAATTATTTTCGGTGGTTTTCAACATCAACGAATTCGGATTTTGGGAACATGAAAATTATGTTTTAATCCAAAATCAATCATTGGAAGAAATCGCTTTTCGACAAAATATCGATTTAGAAAGTTTGGTCCAAAAGAAAAAAGATTGGGAACAAATTCTTTATATCGAAAGAGAGAAACGCAGCAAACCAAGATTGGATGATAAGTGTTTAACCTCATGGAATGCCATTATGCTCAAAGGTTTTGTAGAAGCGTATAAAGCATTGGGCAACCAAAACTATTTAAACATTGCTTTACAAAATGCTGATTTTATTATCAAAAATATTTGGAGTTCAGAAGGAAATTTAAAACACAGTTACAAAGACGGAAAGGCCACCATCAATGGTTTTCTGGAAGATTACGCTCATGTCATTCAGGCGCTTATTTCTTTATACGAAGTAACGTTTGATGAGAAATGGCTGCAAAATGCCAAGCAATTAACGGATTATGTTTTTGATAATTTTTATGATGAGAAAGCCCAATTTTTCTCGTTTACTTCACATCAGGATGAAGCATTAATCACAAACCATTTTGAAGTGGAAGACAATGTGATTCCTGCTTCGAATTCGGTAATGGCCGATGCTTTATTCAAATTGAGCATTTATTTCGAGAATAATTACTATGAAAAAATCTGCCGGCAAATGGTTCAGAATATTATTCCAACGGTTACTTATCCTTCGGCATTTTCGAATTGGCTGAACGTACTTTTACATTTTTCGGAACAAAATAAAGAACTTGCAATTTGTGGAAATAATGCTTTAGAACATTTACAAAAAATAAATCAAGCTTATTTACCAAACATCATTATTGCAGGAAGTTCGACAGTTTCTAAACTCCCATTTCTGGAAAATCGCTTTTCAGATAACGAAACCTTATTTTATTTATGTCAGAACAAAACTTGCCAACAACCAACCAATGATAGTAAAGAAATCCATGATACTATAAGAATTTAA
- the tsaB gene encoding tRNA (adenosine(37)-N6)-threonylcarbamoyltransferase complex dimerization subunit type 1 TsaB — protein sequence MNYILNIETATKNCSVSLAKNGETVLCKEIAEQGYSHAEKLHVFIEDILKETGVSVQDLKAIAVSKGPGSYTGLRIGVSTAKGLCYALGIPLISVDTLQVLAKQVVVENGLIVPMLDARRMEVYSAVFDANHNKIMEVQAEVLTENSYAEITEAVYFIGDCQEKCKTVLVKNNFNFLPEIVFPSANEMSSLSYEKFVKNEFEDVAYFEPFYLKDFLIAKPK from the coding sequence TTGAATTACATTCTGAATATAGAAACGGCAACCAAAAATTGTTCGGTTTCTTTGGCTAAAAATGGAGAAACTGTTTTATGCAAAGAAATCGCTGAACAAGGTTATTCTCATGCCGAGAAACTACATGTTTTTATTGAAGATATTCTAAAAGAAACAGGTGTTTCTGTTCAAGACTTGAAAGCCATTGCCGTAAGTAAAGGTCCGGGTTCTTATACCGGTTTGCGTATTGGAGTTTCCACCGCAAAAGGCTTGTGCTATGCACTTGGAATTCCGTTGATTTCTGTTGACACTTTGCAGGTTTTAGCCAAGCAGGTTGTTGTTGAAAACGGTTTAATCGTTCCAATGCTGGATGCGCGCAGAATGGAAGTTTACAGTGCCGTTTTTGATGCAAATCATAACAAAATAATGGAAGTGCAGGCTGAAGTTCTTACTGAAAACAGTTATGCCGAAATAACAGAAGCTGTTTATTTTATTGGTGATTGCCAGGAAAAATGTAAAACCGTTTTAGTAAAAAACAATTTCAACTTTCTTCCCGAAATAGTTTTTCCTTCAGCAAATGAAATGAGTTCTTTGAGCTATGAAAAATTCGTAAAAAACGAGTTTGAAGATGTGGCGTACTTTGAACCTTTTTATCTCAAGGATTTTTTGATAGCAAAACCAAAGTAA
- a CDS encoding YtxH domain-containing protein, producing the protein MALGDFFKKLFGSSPKEVSDKAETFAEETLEKAKVAAAPLVDKVEDFVDTAREKVSEHIPAAKETLENAVETVKEKASEYAEKAEEMAENAVASVKNAFANDASEDAEEIRTKAEDVIKPADENAD; encoded by the coding sequence ATGGCATTAGGAGATTTTTTTAAAAAGTTGTTTGGTTCATCGCCAAAAGAAGTATCAGATAAAGCAGAAACTTTTGCTGAAGAAACATTAGAAAAAGCAAAAGTAGCCGCAGCTCCATTAGTAGACAAAGTGGAAGATTTTGTGGATACCGCAAGAGAAAAAGTAAGCGAACATATTCCGGCTGCTAAAGAAACGCTTGAAAATGCGGTAGAAACGGTAAAAGAAAAGGCAAGTGAATATGCTGAAAAAGCAGAAGAAATGGCAGAAAATGCTGTGGCAAGTGTAAAAAATGCCTTTGCAAATGATGCTTCCGAAGATGCTGAAGAAATAAGAACAAAAGCAGAAGACGTCATAAAACCGGCTGATGAAAATGCCGATTAA
- a CDS encoding mechanosensitive ion channel family protein, with protein sequence MEKKELHYIHSFAEYVDQFIKLLIDYSPKLISALIILFIGLYVIRLVNRLVRKIMVKREIDATLSAFLADSLLWAMRFLLFITFISKLGIETSSFVAILGAIGLAVGLSLQGSLSNFAGGVLIILFKPFKVGDSIEAQGVAGTVSEIQIFVTKLVTGNNQTIFVPNGILSNGVITNFSLGKNRRANLLFNISYDTNIKTAKEIVMQVLENHPKVLKTPAPNVAVNLLTDAAIQLAIQPWSKNADFGQMCSDVLEECKEAFDKAGIVIQPFVKEASKN encoded by the coding sequence ATGGAAAAGAAAGAACTGCACTATATTCATTCCTTCGCGGAATATGTTGATCAATTTATCAAACTTTTAATTGATTATTCTCCTAAGCTGATTTCGGCTTTAATCATTCTTTTCATCGGACTTTATGTTATCCGACTTGTCAATCGTTTGGTGAGAAAGATTATGGTTAAGCGGGAAATAGACGCTACATTATCCGCTTTTTTGGCCGATAGTTTGCTTTGGGCAATGCGCTTTTTACTTTTCATAACCTTTATTTCCAAACTCGGAATTGAAACTTCTTCGTTTGTCGCTATTCTTGGAGCTATTGGGTTGGCTGTTGGTTTGTCTTTACAAGGTTCGTTATCCAATTTTGCTGGTGGCGTGCTGATTATTTTATTTAAGCCTTTCAAAGTTGGAGATTCGATAGAAGCGCAAGGTGTAGCCGGAACGGTAAGTGAAATTCAGATTTTTGTAACCAAATTAGTTACCGGAAACAATCAAACTATTTTTGTGCCTAACGGTATTTTATCCAATGGTGTTATCACAAATTTTTCTTTAGGAAAAAACAGAAGAGCCAACCTGCTTTTTAATATTTCGTATGACACCAATATTAAAACTGCCAAAGAAATTGTGATGCAGGTTTTGGAAAATCATCCCAAAGTACTCAAAACTCCGGCACCAAATGTAGCTGTCAATCTTTTAACCGATGCTGCAATTCAGTTGGCAATACAACCATGGTCAAAGAATGCTGATTTTGGACAAATGTGTTCGGATGTTTTAGAAGAATGTAAAGAAGCATTTGATAAGGCCGGAATTGTGATTCAGCCTTTTGTAAAAGAAGCTTCGAAGAACTAA